The Nitratidesulfovibrio sp. genome includes the window ACTTCATCCGTCAGGCGCTGGGCGTGCAGCAGCTGCCGCCCTCGCAGGTGCTGGCCAGCCTTGCCATTTTCATGACGGTGGTGATCATGATGCCCGTGGGCAAGCAGATCAACGACACCGCCCTGCAACCGTACCTCGAGGAGCGCATCGGCTTCAACGAGGCGCTGGACAAGGCCCAGGCGCCGTTGCGCTCGTTCATGTTCAAGCATACCCGCGAGAAGGACCTGTCGATCTTCTACGCCATCACCAAGATTGATCAGCCGCGCACCAAGGAAGAGGTGCCCACGGTGATGCTGGCCGCAGCCTATGTCATCAGCGAGCTGAAGACCGGGTTCACCATCGGCTTCCTGATCTACATTCCGTTCCTGGTCCTGGACATGGTGGTGTCCAGCATCCTGCTGGCCATGGGCATGATGATGCTGCCGCCCATGATGGTATCCATGCCCTTCAAGCTGCTGCTCTTCGTCATGGTGGACGGGTGGGCGTTGCTGGTGGGGTCGTTGGTCAACAGTTTCGCGGTCTGAAGAGGTACGTCACATGACGCCGGAAATGGTCATTGCCTTCGCGCGCCAATCCATCGAGGTCGCCCTGCTCATCTCCCTGCCCATGCTTGGCGTGGGGCTGGTGGTGGGCGTGGTGGTCAGCATCATCCAGGCCGCCACCCAGATTCAGGAAATGACGCTGTCGTTCATCCCCAAGATCGTCTCCATCTTTCTCGCGCTGCTCATCTCGTTTCCGTGGATCATGGACAAGATGATCACCTACACGCGGGACGTTTTTCTGAATATTCCTACCTACATCAGATAGTTTTCGCCGTCTTGCGCGGCGGCTGCCGGGTGTGGAAAAGCCCCTGTCCTTCCAGCGGAAGGGCAGGGGCCTTTGTGTTGTCGAGAATGGGGATTCAGGGCGGGGCGAAGGGGCCGCCCGCAGGCAGGATGGAGCGTGCCCGGCTATCCCTTCTGGCGGCGCGCCGCGAAGCACCCCACAAGGATGGCCCCGGCCTGTGCCACGTTCAGCGAATCGAAGTCGCGGGCCATGGGAATGGACAGGGTGAAGTGGCAGCGCTTGGCCACGTTGGGCCGGATGCCGGTGTCCTCGTTGCCCAGCACCAGCACGGCCGGGGTGCGCAGCGGTTCGGTGAACGGATTGCGCGGCCCGCTGCCGGGCTTGCCATCCGTGTCCGGCGCGGCACCGCCCGCCGCATAGATGGTGTAGCCCGCCTCGTCGGCTTCATCCAGGGCGCGGGCCAGGTTGGTCACCTTGGCCACGGGCAGTTTTTCCAGTGCCCCGGCGGCAGCGCGGGCGGCGGCCCCGCCCAGCGCGGCCCCGCCGTGGCGCACCACCACCAGGCCCGCCGCGCCCAGCGCGTACAGGGTGCGGGCCAGGGTGCCCACGTTGCCGGGGTCCTGCACCTGGTCCAGGGCCACGATGAGCGGCAGCGGCGCGTCGGGGGCGTCGCGCAGGATGTCGCCGAACTCCGCGAACCCGGCGTCGAACACCCGGGCGATGACACCCTGGTGGGAAGGATGCGCCGGATGCGGGGGCCGTGACGCGTGCCCGGTGTGGTCATCGGCGTCCGCCTCGTGATCCGCGCCGTGATCCGCGCCCCGGCCTTCCAGGATGTCCCAGGCGGCGTCGTCATCGGCAAAAAGGTCGTCGTCGGGCTGGCGTTCGGGCATGTCCGGTTCGGCCACATCCGGCTCGGCCATGACTCCGCTGGGCTGCGCGATGGCCTGCCCGGACGCGAACAGCCGGTCCAGGGCGTAAGCCTCGGCAAAGATGAAGCGCACCCGCGCCTCGCGGCACAGTTCCACGATGCGGTCCACCTCGCGCCCACGCTTGCCCTTGCGGATAAGCACCGTTTCCACGCGGCTGGGATCCGATTCCAGCAGTTCCAGCACCGGCTTCACGCCGGGCAGGATGGAGCAGGGGGATTCCGGGGGCGGAGGGGGCAGGAAGGCGTCGGGCGTGTTGCGCTGACGGGTTTCGGGGCGGGCGTCACGGCGTCCGTCGGCGGGCCGTTCGGGCCTGCCGCGCCGGTCATTGCGGGCGCTGGGTCGCGAGTCGGGGCGAGAGCCGGGCCGCGAGTCGGGGCGGGAGCCGGGCCGGGGGGAGCGGCGCTCGTCGCCACGGCCTTCGGGGCGGTCGTCACGGCTTCCACCGGGGCGGGAATCGCGCCGTTCGCCGGGCTTGCCGGTTCTTCCGGCCTGACCATCCCGACCGCCTTGGCCGGCCTGACCGCGCGGGGCGTCGTCGCGCCCGCCCTCGCGTCCACCGGGCCGTCCCGTGGGGCGGCCATCCTTGCGGTTGCGGTTTGCGGAGCGGGAACGGTCGTCGCGCGTATCGTCGTTGCGGGCATCGCGCGGCGCGTCATCGCGTGCGGCGGTGCCCCAAAGGGGGTGCTTCTTGGGCATGTTTCGCTTTCGCCCGGATGGGCGCGGGTAGACGGGTTGCGTTGAATGGGCGGCATGAGGTAGGGTCGGGATGCCGCATACACCGCAGGTACCCTTGAACGTGCTTCCGCGCAAGGGGCCGGGGTGCCGCACCGCCGGGCCGACAGGTGCCGGGGCCAGGCCGAAAGCGGCAGACGATCCGACACACGCTCCTTCTCGCGGCCCTCTTCCGCCGCTCCCAACACATCCGGAATATCCATGCAGCGAACCAGACTCCTGTCCTCCGCCCTGCGCGCGCGTCGTGCCGTCCGGCACGTGCTTGTGCTTGTGGTGGTGGCGTTGTTGGCCGCCGGCTGCGCGCCCAAAAAGAATATCCCCCCCGTCCAGCCCGCCGAGGCATGCCCGGTGCCGCCCACCGTCACCGTCCCCGCCGCCGAACCCGAAGAGGTGGTGGAACTGCCCATCCCGCCCGCCGACGACGGCGTGCCCCTTACCCCGCAGGAATGGGCGGCCCTCAACTCCAGCGGCGAACTGGACAAGGACCTCACCCCCGAGGCCCGGCGCGATGTGGAATTGCACTTCAAGTACTTCACCCATCGCGCGCGCGGCACCTTCGAACGCTACCTGAAGCGCTCGCAGAATTACCTGCCGCACATCCGCGAGGTATTCCGGCAGCAGGGCATTCCCGAAGAGGTCGCCTATCTCGCCATCGTCGAAAGCGGCTTCAACCCCAACGCCGTGTCCCCGGCGGGCGCGGTGGGGGTATGGCAGTTCATGCCGTACACCGGCATGCGCTACGGGCTGTCGTACAGCTGGTGGATGGACGAACGGCGCGATCCGTACAAGTCGGCCCGCGCGGCGGCGGATTATCTGCAAAAGCTGTACGGCGACTTCGGTGACTGGCATCTGGCGCTGGCCGCGTACAACGCGGGTGAGGGCAAGATTTCGCGGGCGCTGGAAGGCACGGGGGCCGAGGATTTCTTCGACCTGCGGGCCAAGAACCACATGCTCGATGGCAAGGCCCAGCTGAAGGACGAAACGCGCCAGTACGTGCCCCGGTTCATCGCCGTCTGCAAGATCATGCGCAACCTGGAATCGCTGGGCTTCCAGACCCCGGACTACAGCTGCGCGCCGAAG containing:
- the fliP gene encoding flagellar type III secretion system pore protein FliP (The bacterial flagellar biogenesis protein FliP forms a type III secretion system (T3SS)-type pore required for flagellar assembly.) encodes the protein MPTMQLTLGAGQTEPEKVSLLLEILFMLTVLSLAPAIMLTVTSFTRIIIVFHFIRQALGVQQLPPSQVLASLAIFMTVVIMMPVGKQINDTALQPYLEERIGFNEALDKAQAPLRSFMFKHTREKDLSIFYAITKIDQPRTKEEVPTVMLAAAYVISELKTGFTIGFLIYIPFLVLDMVVSSILLAMGMMMLPPMMVSMPFKLLLFVMVDGWALLVGSLVNSFAV
- the fliQ gene encoding flagellar biosynthesis protein FliQ translates to MTPEMVIAFARQSIEVALLISLPMLGVGLVVGVVVSIIQAATQIQEMTLSFIPKIVSIFLALLISFPWIMDKMITYTRDVFLNIPTYIR